The region GATGGTTAAAAGTTACGCCCAGCAGCCAATAACTACGCGACACGTCATAGTACAGACGCATGATGGATGTCGCCAAGTATCATCCTACATACATGCATCAATATCATGTCATACATagacatgtattttttttctttttttacatttCAGTAAACGATCCAAATTCCCTAATTTTTAGATAGaaaacaattcaaaaaaaaaaaaaaaaggttaagctCAGCGTTACAGACACTGTAAGAAAAGGAAAATCATCCCTTTTTTTTTTGGCTGCTCTACTTTGTTTTCTGCTGTTATTTATTTCCATTTCGTTTTCTCCGTAGTGATCTCGAGGTGGGTTTTTAGTTTTGCTCGTCATCAATGGAGATGAATGTAGCCTTGGCTTAGTTTCCGAAACGATTCTATCATTTTTATATTCCCTACATTTCACAacgccatttaaaaaaaatcatcttttttttttttgatgtttGGGCTTATAAATTTCAGGTCCTTTTCTTGATCAGTCGataaaagagattttttttttttgggaataATTATCAGGCCATGGCAGTAGTTGAGAATGGTTCGAATCAAGATGCGGCTGCAACAGCAGTGGCATCAAACGATCAGGATCAGTCAAAGCAAAACCATGTTGGGTCAAGAATTGATCCGAGCTTACACCAGAACGATCAGGGGTTATACGACAAGATCGGTGCCCCCCATCATCGATCCAACGGTGGGGATTTACAGATGAGCAATGGTGGTACTGGGGATGACGTTGGGGATAGCTTCAAGAGAGACATGAGAGAGTTGCAAGAACTGTTCTCTAAGCTTAACCCCATGGCTGAAGAGTTCGTGCCCCATTCAATTGCTAACCACGAACTTAATGGAGGGTTTTTCATTAACAACTCTTTTCTGCAAAACAACACTAACATCTCGAGGAATGGTCATGCTAATGGAAATGGTGCTGGTAGGCGGGTATGCCATCAAAAACCCATTTGTTGATTGATTGCTGTGTTTACTGttttttattaagaattttagtCATCTTGAAGGAGGAAAATtagcatataaaaaaaaagaataaaatttgttTGTTTGGGGTTTTAAGGATGAAGGTTTTCAAAGTTTCTGTTTTATTATTGAGTGCGTTCTGCATAAGAAAATTTCATGtgttttttcttttggttaattTTAGTTGAGGCTACGGTTCATGTACATTTTAAGTGGCATGAAATTTAAAGGTTCAATTCCCAAATGTTATCAAATTTTTGTTATACATAATCTCAATTGTAGATGAGAGAATCATCTAATCTCATGGATTTGTTCACTGGATTTTGTATTTTCTCAGAAGAAAATTTTCAATCAAGGTAAAAGGAGATTAAACAATAGGACAAGTATGGCCCAGAGAGAAGAGGTTATCCGTAGGACTGTTTATGTGTCTGATATTGACCAACAGGTTTGAGCTTGTTAGGATGCTgaaattaattctacaatttCTGCTCTTTGTTATTTGGATTCATGCAGTCTTTTGCTTGTTGGGATGTAGGTCACCGAAGAGCAGCTTGCAGGTTTATTTGTGAGTTGCGGGCAGGTGATATGGTTTTCTTTGCTTCTTAGCAGTTTTCATCAAAAGCAATGTATCTGAATGAATTTTGTTTCTTATGAAGGTGGTTGATTGCCGCATATGTGGTGATCCTAATTCCGTGCTTCGTTTTGCCTTTGTTGAGTTCACTGACGAAGGTGATGTTTAGATAAGGTTATTTGATGCATGATTTAAGGATTGTGAATTTAACTGTAAAACTTGATATTTACATGCTACTGCATGGTGGTTTGACTGTTCAGAAGGTGCGCGAGCTGCTCTGAATCATGCAGGGACTATGCTTGGATTCTACCCAGTTAGGGTGCTACCTTCGAAAACAGCTATTGCACCAGTTAACCCAACATTTTTGCCGAGGGTGAGGCTCATTTCTTCAATTTATTGTGCTGGAACTCATTTATAACTTGAGTAATTGATGCATAAGCCATTCTCCTCTCCTATTCAGTTTGTTAAATgttttgttatttctttttcaGAACGAAGATGAGCGCCAGATGTGTGCAAGAACTATCTACTGTACAAACATTGACAAGAAGGTGAGAAGCTTTTAGCATTCTGGGATGTTGATTATTAATAATAGTCCTGATTGCAATAAAGGCTCTTTACATTTATTACATGATTTTACACACTGCAGGTTACTCAAGCTGATGTTAAGCTCTTTTTCGAAACAGTCTGTGGGGAGGTTTGTTATTCCATGACTACAaagttttgtttcttttatttattacatcAAAAACCTAAGTGAGGATGCATTTAGAAGGACATATTGTCTCATGTAGGTTTATCACCTGAGGTTGCTGGGGGACTACCACCATTCAACTCGCATTGCTTTTGTTGAGTTTGTAATGGTAATTGTTTCTTCCTCTGTATTCATGCTATTCTTTGAACATGCCTGAACAAATTTCCTCTGGTTTTTGACGGATATGAAAAGGGTTTTCCAGGTCTTTGTGTGACCTTACTTTAAGATCATAAAGATATAAGCTAGCCAGCAAGAAAGAAGTTTGTGTTAGCTCAAAATATTGGGGTTTCTGATCCTTTCTATACTAACATTTTGTTCAAAAGTTCAGGGTTCTATGGATAGGAAGTAGGGGaaacaaaaaaaagggaaaggcAAGATAGTGAAATGAAACTAAAGACTACCGATAATTTGGTTCTTGGGGAATGGccaaaaatttccttttttcctGTATCCTGGGAAAAGTCTTTGACTCCTTGTTAAAGGTCGGAGAGGAAAGTTCTAAGAATACTTGTTGTGTTTTGGAGCACCTTTTCCttctaaaattttacctaaaatgAAATAAGCCTGAGGtatcttcaattgagatattgaCGGGAAGAATATTGgagcaaatttttttattaggtgtcagaaaaataaattgataagcTATCTAGttgatctatttttttaatagatgCAAATCTGCTTGTTGCTAGTAGATACAATGGATTTGCATTTGAAACCAAGTGTATAACACATTATTGTCTTCTAGGGAAATTTGTGCCTGTATAATCCTATTTTGCGTAGATAGCAGTGACCCGCCTTTCTTTGAATCTTTCTTGTGCTCAAAGATGGCATGCTGTGCTTCCTTTTCCTCTAGTGCAATGATGCAAAGTTGCTGGATTA is a window of Gossypium hirsutum isolate 1008001.06 chromosome D08, Gossypium_hirsutum_v2.1, whole genome shotgun sequence DNA encoding:
- the LOC107911784 gene encoding polyadenylate-binding protein-interacting protein 11 — encoded protein: MAVVENGSNQDAAATAVASNDQDQSKQNHVGSRIDPSLHQNDQGLYDKIGAPHHRSNGGDLQMSNGGTGDDVGDSFKRDMRELQELFSKLNPMAEEFVPHSIANHELNGGFFINNSFLQNNTNISRNGHANGNGAGRRKKIFNQGKRRLNNRTSMAQREEVIRRTVYVSDIDQQVTEEQLAGLFVSCGQVVDCRICGDPNSVLRFAFVEFTDEEGARAALNHAGTMLGFYPVRVLPSKTAIAPVNPTFLPRNEDERQMCARTIYCTNIDKKVTQADVKLFFETVCGEVYHLRLLGDYHHSTRIAFVEFVMAESAIAALNCSGVILGSLPIRVSPSKTPVRPRTPRLPMH